The Miscanthus floridulus cultivar M001 chromosome 7, ASM1932011v1, whole genome shotgun sequence genome includes a region encoding these proteins:
- the LOC136462289 gene encoding leucine-rich repeat receptor-like protein FASCIATED EAR2: MPTATPLPHHLLATLLLLLASAPRPAAPASTDRAALLAFRAALSPPSRAALSSWSGPLSPSWRGVSLHPAAAPAPSPAAPSVAELSLRGLNLTGVLPAAPLALLRRLRTLDLSANALSGELPCSLPLSLLVLDLSRNALSGAVPTCLPSSLPALHTLNLSANFLRLPLSPRLSFPARLAALDLSRNAISGAVPPRIVADPDNSALLLLDLSHNRFSGEIPAGIAAVRSLQGLFLADNRLSGEIPPGIGNLTYLQVLDLSNNRLSGSVPAGLAGCFQLLYLQLGGNQLSGALRPELDALASLKVLDLSNNKISGEIPLPLAGCRSLEVVDLSGNEISGELSSAVAKWLSLKFLSLAGNQLSGHLPDWMFSFPLLQWLDLSSNKFVGFIPDGGFNVTEVLNGGGGQAQAQATPSETLLPPQLFVSASVNTVSWQLDLRYDLQAATGIDLSGNELRGEIPEGLVAMKGLEYLNLSCNYLAGQIPAGLGGMGRLHTLDFSHNGLSGEVPPGIAAMAELEVLNLSYNSLSGPLPTMKFPGALAGNPGICSGEGCSENARTPEGKMEGSNRRGWLGGWHGENGWVSLGAFCISTMTSFYVSLATLLCSSKARNFMFRPVRVEY, from the coding sequence atgccGACCGCCACTCCCCTCCCCCACCACCTCCTGGccacgctcctcctcctcctggcctCCGCGCCCCGGCCCGCGGCCCCGGCCTCCACCGACCGCGCGGCGCTCCTCGCGTTCCGCGCCGCCCTGTCGCCACCCTCCCGCGCCGCGCTCTCCTCATGGAGCGGCCCGCTCTCGCCGTCCTGGCGCGGCGTGTCTCTCCACCCCGCCGCGGCGCCAGCCCCCTCGCCCGCCGCCCCCTCCGTCGCCGAGCTCTCGCTCCGGGGCCTCAACCTCACGGGCGTGCTCCCCGCGGCGCCGCTCgcgctcctccgccgcctccgcacGCTCGACCTCTCCGCCAACGCGCTGTCGGGAGAGCTCCCCTGCTCCCTCCCGCTCTCGCTCCTCGTGCTCGACCTCTCCCGCAACGCGCTCTCGGGGGCTGTCCCCACCTGCCTGCCGTCCTCGCTCCCCGCGCTCCACACCCTCAACCTCTCCGCCAACTTCCTCCGCCTCCCGCTCTCCCCGCGTCTCTCTTTTCCCGCGCGCCTTGCTGCCCTCGACCTCTCCCGCAACGCCATCTCCGGCGCCGTCCCGCCGCGGATCGTCGCCGACCCCGACAactccgccctcctcctcctcgacctCTCCCACAATCGCTTCTCCGGCGAGATCCCCGCCGGTATCGCAGCCGTACGGAGCCTGCAGGGTCTGTTTCTCGCGGACAACCGGCTTTCCGGGGAGATTCCTCCCGGAATAGGGAACCTGACCTATTTGCAGGTGCTGGATTTGTCGAATAACCGGTTGTCCGGTTCAGTGCCTGCCGGACTTGCAGGCTGCTTCCAGCTTCTGTATCTGCAGCTTGGGGGTAACCAGCTCTCTGGGGCGCTGCGTCCGGAGCTCGACGCACTAGCTAGTCTCAAGGTTCTAGATCTGTCGAATAACAAGATATCTGGGGAGATTCCGCTGCCGCTGGCTGGGTGCAGGTCTTTGGAGGTGGTGGACTTGTCAGGAAATGAGATCTCCGGGGAGCTCAGCAGTGCTGTAGCGAAAtggttgagcttgaagttcttgtcACTGGCTGGTAACCAGCTCTCCGGCCACCTACCTGACTGGATGTTCTCGTTTCCCCTGCTCCAGTGGCTTGATTTGTCTAGCAATAAGTTTGTGGGTTTCATCCCAGATGGTGGGTTCAATGTCACTGAAGTGCTTAACGGTGGAGGTGGTCAGGCCCAGGCTCAGGCGACTCCATCGGAGACTCTGCTTCCACCCCAATTGTTTGTGTCAGCTTCTGTGAACACGGTGTCATGGCAGTTGGATTTGAGGTATGATCTTCAGGCAGCTACTGGTATAGATCTGTCTGGGAATGAGCTCCGTGGCGAGATACCAGAAGGATTGGTTGCCATGAAGGGATTGGAGTATCTGAACCTCTCCTGTAATTATTTGGCTGGGCAGATCCCTGCAGGGCTTGGGGGCATGGGGAGGTTGCATACGCTTGACTTCTCACATAATGGGCTCTCAGGGGAGGTGCCTCCTGGAATTGCAGCCATGGCAGAGCTTGAGGTGCTTAACCTCTCCTACAATAGCCTGTCTGGGCCTTTGCCAACAATGAAGTTCCCAGGAGCATTGGCTGGAAACCCAGGAATTTGCAGTGGGGAAGGGTGCTCTGAGAATGCAAGGACGCCAGAAGGGAAAATGGAAGGAAGCAACCGCCGTGGTTGGCTTGGTGGCTGGCATGGAGAGAATGGATGGGTATCTCTTGGTGCATTTTGTATCAGCACAATGACTAGCTTCTATGTTTCATTGGCAACCTTACTATGCTCCTCTAAGGCAAGAAACTTCATGTTTCGGCCTGTGAGGGTTGAATATTAA